The Anguilla rostrata isolate EN2019 chromosome 2, ASM1855537v3, whole genome shotgun sequence genome contains the following window.
TGGAGTTGGCTGCATGGAGACCATGTGTCTTGTGTAGCTAGCATGGCATTTACATTCTACagtcagcagtgacatcacGTAGCGGCCTGTCAATCAGAAGCTACTGAAGTGAATATCCACGCTAGACATGCTGCAGACATGACACAGTTTACACCGAAagcaaacataattattttcctgtttataaatgtgaaaaatgcaagTATACGTCTTTATCTTGTGGCTTCTTGAGCACTTTAAATGCCTGGTTGCACAGGTTGAACTTTCATTAAATTCCCCTTATAGCAAAATACAGACGACCCACATGTCCATAGGCCCATAAGTACAATTTCCTACACATCCCAAGAGCCACTGCAGTGCAGACATATTCTCTACATGTCCCATCTGTCAATGCAATGTAGAGGCATTTCTTACACATCCCATCAGTCATTGCAACTAAGAAACCACAACACCTAACTGGACACAGAACTCTGACAaaagctgcgtttccaccgcaggaactataccccagaactaggaaccttttgaggaactcaaaggaaggaaccttttagttccttgaaaagtagttcctgggactaaaagttctgggtgcttttggtggaaacgcggctaaagaaTCCAGCAGGGAAAAAACCCTCCCTTCCTTGAGTGTCCTTCACAGAGACGGCCTGTGGACCAAGAGAGATGCTGTGGGGTTTGTGTGCTGGGGGAGGTGAGAGGtgaggtgaggagggagggcagaAAGTCAAAGGTGGAATCTCatagtttgggggggggggcggctctgTCAGAGTTTAGACGGggccttgggggtggggggtggatctCAGAGTTTAGGCAGGGTCTGGGGGGTGGTCTCAGAGTTTAGgcagggtctgggggggggggggtggtctcagAGTTTAGGCAGGGTCTGGGGCGTGGTCTCAGAGTTTAGgcagggtctgggggggggtggtctcagAGTTTAGGCAGGGTCTGGGGGGTGGTCTCAGAGTTTAGGCAGGGTCTGGGGGGGTGGTCTCAGAGTTTAGGCAGGGTCTGGGGGGGTGGTCTCAGAGTTTAGGCAGGGTCTGGGGGGTGGATCTCAGAGTTTAGGCAGGGTCTGGGGGGTGGTCTCAGAGTTTAGGCAGGGTCTGGGGGGTGGTCTCAGAGTTTAGGCAGGGTCTGGGGGCGTGGTCTCAGAGTTTAGGCAGGgtctggggggggtggtctcAGAGTTTAGGCAGGGTCTGGGGGGGTGGTCTCAGAGTTTAGGCAGGGTCTGGGGGGGTGGTCTCAGAGTTTAGGCAGGGTCTGGGGGGGTGGTCTCAGAGTTTAGGCAGGGTCTGGGGGCGTGGTCTCAGAGTTTAGGCAGGgtctggggggggtggtctcAGAGTTTAGATGGGGTCTTGGGGAGGCCCTGCGTGGgctgttggggggtggggtagaaGCCCCATTCTGCTCTGGGATTGGCTACTCCAGCGATAGGGGCCTGGATGCAGCACGACGGAATGTTGAAGTCGGAAACGACTTTCAAAGCCTCGTCCTTCACCGACTTACACAGCTCCAGCAGCTGAAATACAAGAGTTTAACATTCTTTAATGAACCAATCAGTGACCTGCCCACACACTCTAAACACTGCTTCCATAATTATGGATCATTTCTCAAATATGAACATTATGTAATAATCATAAATGATCAGCCTGCCCATTAGTGCACTTTGGCCAATCAGACACGCAGCTGAGTTATACTAGGGCAGGCACACATTTAATTGGTCACAGAATACTCAATTACCCGACCTAAAGTGTGGATAAGTACTAGCCCTGAACATTCCTCCTCAGGCAGATTTCAGTGTGACTCCTACTAATGCTGTTTATGTGAAACAGATACTATACcagtaatatatttttatgcaatgataaaaatcatttttcacacatgaattgatACTTTCTTCACATTTGCCAATCCACTGCCCTTTCTTGTACAAAGACATAAAACAttacttaaatatttttcagaggTAGACTGTACCGGTCCCCGTCTACAgcattaaaatatgaatcaaaAGTAGCTCCGGCTCTGGATTATGAAGGTTAAAGAAGTGCCAGACGGTGAACCCTGAAAACAGTGTACTTCCGTTTCTGCAATAAAACCGTCAGAAGTTTGACTATATaagcagctgtgtttgtgcCTTCGCTGAACAGGCCTCAACTGCATTGCATCTGCATTCCTGATGAAACCGTGTGGCAGACGGTAATCTTACTGAGGGCTGGGATTTAGTGTGAAAACATCAAAAGGCTTCAAACAAAAGGATAAGAGCAGTTTGGCCTTGGTAAGCCACACAGAGCCCTAATCATTACCATGGAGACAGTGAGTAATACTGACCACACCCAGGGGTGCACCACATGGCCCCCTGCAGTCCAATCAGAGAACACCGTAGCCCCCATTACCACCGACCTCAAACTCAGTTACTATAAGTGTGCTTACTTTGCTCTTTAAGGGATTCTTAATTAGCAGGCAAATCCAGCCCAAATCTAGCTGGGACGGCCCAAATTCATGTGGAAAGGTGCACGTCATGCTTAAGATCTCGTTCCATTTTCTAGAGTTGAGGTGTAACACTTGAAGTCCTCAGTTTTGTAAATCAGTCTTCAAAGCATGTAAATAACATTGTGGAAGAGAGCTGCTTCCAGTTACACAGATAACAAACAGGTCAAGGACATCGATTTTAGCCAAATCCTCAAAACAAGGAAACTggcttttcttacatttaaacatttttgaacatttgttttaacttttaaacttttaaaaatctcaGTACTAGTCTTGTTTCCCCAAACTTCACCGTCTACTTGTGCAATTAATATTTGGGTCCTAGAGTAAGAAGTAATAAAcgacacaaaacaaattaacaaatgatCTTCCATCCTACTGAAATTATTACTGAACACAATTAACAGCAGTGCCATCTACTGGCAGTTAAAAATACTGCTGAAAATGACTAAAAATTCTACTGCTTTCAAAAGTCTTATTTTCAAGTGCTGAGCACCGTGGGCTCTGTGTTTATCATGCTGTTAATCTCCAAagcccagaaaaaaatatgtatgaacAACAGATTCACCAATGCCTTGACTAGCACACGTGCTAGGGTAGGGTCTTATCTATGAATGAGGTTTGTTGTAGTCTCACCTGTGCATTGGGTAAGGTCTCACGTGTGTGAGGTGAGGtctcccctgtgtgtgaggtgaggtctcacttgtgtgtgaggagaggtctcccctgtgtgtgaggtgaggtcTCACCTGTGCATTGGGTAAGGTCTCACCCGTGTGTGAGGTagggtctcacctgtgtgcgGATCGTCCTGCTGGTGGAGGGTGTGAGGTACCTGTGCTCCAGGTACCAGGCTCTCTCCTGGTACACCAGGCTGGTGCCATGCAGGAGGCAGAACTGCACAGAAACGAAAAGGCATTCAGAAATGCAGCAGCGATGCTGGAGCCCAGTCACATGCCTATCCCCtcccgccacacacacatacacacacatacacacactggggCCCAGTCACCTGcctaccctgccccccccttcccccacacacacacacacaggggcacagTTACctactcacccacacacacactgggactgctttttacattattcatttgagtagtgtgtgtgtgtgtgtgtgtgtgtgtggaaacctTATTGCAGGTGTACCTTTGTCAGCAGGGCCTGATCAGCCTTCACTTTGCAGGCCTGGACTGCTGATGCAAACTGCTCCAGGGTGACTGCAGGGAGAAAAGACGagagcatatgcacacacacgcacacgcacacacacagtctgaccTCTTCTGTTTTCCTGAATTATAATGGGCCCTGTACCCCATGCCCCGTACCCCACACCCCTAACGTTCATAAGCGCACGTTACGTCGCTGCTGTCAGTcacctctgtgtatgtgtgccagGGCCAGGCTGGTCACATGATGCAGGCAGGAGTTCCAGGCCCAGAAAAACTCAACCTTATTCTTCTGAAcctgcagtggaaaacacaGGGAGTCAGTCACAGGGAGTCAGTCACAGGGACTGAACTGGCCTGACTTTCTCAGGAGTCTTACTGCAGATCTCTCAGGAGTTTGGGGAGCCCCTGATTTGGGGGTGTCCCGTTGGGAAGGCTCACCTTGCAGTAGAGCCTGGCAGCCAGAGAGCGCTGTAGAACCCTCTCCCTGTAGCTCACCGCCTTCAGCAGGAAGGCCAGGTCCCCGACTTtatctgcgctgaaccccaggaaactgccacagagacacacacacacacacacacgcacacacacacacacacacacacacacacacaccacaacgcacatacacgcacacacacacacacacacacactcatacacacacacacacacacacacacacacactcacatacacacatacacatacacgcacacacacacacacactcatacacacatacacatacacatacacgcacacacacacacacacacacacacacacacacacaaagatattGGTCAAATACTTCCTTCTAAGTGTACAGGTTCTGACCTGCAGCTGTACCCTGGTTCTACACTGCTTCTGACCTGGTTCTGAGGCTGTCGGAGGCTGAGCTGGTCCAGTGCTTCAGGAGTCCGAAAACGGCACTGGACTCAAACTGCCTGGTGTACTGAGTCAGCAGCTCCCTCACCACCACCTGAAGACACAGACCACCCGTTTCACACCCCAAACTGGACCAGGAGACACAGAACCCCCGTTTCACACCCCAAACTGGACCAGGAGACACAGAACCCCCGTTTCACACCCCAACCTCTGCAGGTAAGAGCTTTAAATGGACAGTTTTTGTTCGTTTTCTTGCCTTAGAGCACTGGTTCCTAACTTTTTAATATCAGGACCCAAATTAGGAATTTAGTACCTTTCAGGGACAGGTAGACTACAGACTCATTCCGGGACCCACCTCATACACTTCCACCACCCATTTTGGGTCCCGACCCATAGTTTAAGAAGCACTgccttaggaaatgtgaaaatgacaatTCAACACAgcatatttttgcaaatttgaTTAACTAAAAATTATGTTGTAACACTTTTATTATGAAGTCCCAGCACCTACTGATTAACAGCCACCCTAACCCTCCCAGCATTGACTCTGCCACCCTAACCCTCCCAGCATTGACTCTGCTTTAGTCCCCAGTATTTAAATCTCAgctccccatccccatccctcCCAGCATTGACTCTGCCACCCTAACCCTCCCAGCATTAACTCTGCTTTAGTCCCCAGCACTGACTCTGCCACCCTAACCCTCCCAGGACTGACTCTGCCACCCTAACCCTCCCAGGATTGACTCTGCTTTAGTCCCCAGCATTGACTCTGCCACCCTAACCCTCCCAGCATTGACTCTGCTTTAGTCCCCAGTATTTAAATCTCAGCTCCCCATCCTTGGGAAAACATTTAATCTGGTGACTCAACaatgcagcaggagcagggtgacacaatcccataatgcaacatGGGAAGGTGGCAGGACTGCCCCTGAACCTCCTGTGCTTATGGCTCTATGGGAGAGTACCAGGTCCATCTGACCCGACCTCTAACCAGCAAAACTGCACcatatacccccccccaccctttaaTTTAAatcaggaggagcagaggacaGCCCGGGCCCTTTTACTGTACAGGGGAGCATTAATGTACTTTTCATTATAGgtgggacaccccccccccccccttctcatcATAGGTgggacacccctccccccccgccccttctcaTTATAGGTGGGACACTGTTTGAGTCCCAAACCTCCTGAGCAAAATGACTCCTCTCTGTAGACCACCTCGTCCCTTTTGGTCATTTGTGATGTGGATGAGGAGTGAGGCTGTTTGGTGAGTCATTCTGACTCcagctgttttgtgtcctgGCCTGACCTCACACAGACTCTACCCAGTAACAGCGTTTAGGAAAGAAGAAGCTTTAGTTTCTACATTAAcgctctgcagtgtgtgctgccAGCCAGGCTGTGTCACACTTCTGttttttacacacataaatcagcttttcatttgcacaagaggggtaaaaatatgttttttcttttgaatggagccaaaataaatgttctcaaattcaatataaacaaaatattatcaTGTGCCGTTTGCATCAGTGGCTTGTACATTAAAACTGGGTTACAGTATGAACCCCAGTTTGATTGCAATCTAGTTCTGAATATTATCCCATAATTaagtaaaaacacagacaagccATTAACTGGTATGGTAAACAGGTCTATGCTGCAAGTGCACTGATGCTTTTGTGCATATCATTATTCTCAGCTGTATGTAGGTATTTCCCCTGattttatttggtgtttttaGAACCTAATCCCCCAAGAAGCACCTGTGAGCCGGCGCTGCATCACCAGGCCTGATGTCAGCAGGGCCCTCGGCTCTCAGAGTGGGACTGGGGCGGATTTGGGTGCTTCACCGTGGGCTTTCGGGATCATAATGCATCATAATGCGTAAAAccacttaaatatttaaatatttttgcctCCAGTGGCAAGGTCATGAAAAGCCAGACTGTTTACATGTCCAATGAAGGATTATCACTCATCTAATTACAACCAGCAGGCCGATGATTCTGCACGTTACTGCAAACACAGTGGGTCTGCAGGAGACGCCGaggagactgagctctgctctgATCCGCAGCGTGTGAAGAACACTGGCTCCTCAGTTCATGGGAAATATCCACACGTAAGCTGACCGGCCTGACATTCACTTTCAGCAAGTGACATCAAACATCGTGTCCTGAAAAAAACCTGTTTACTGTTTTAACATAATTTCATAACTCATATTAGAACTCCTGTGTACAACAGAATGCAacatagacattacattacatttatttggcagacgcttttatccaaagcgacgtacaaaaagtgcatttcattgtcatagacaactgctaaacacaggttcagtaaggtacaatacttattttgtacagctatttctagccaagaacacagtttagttcacacagtgaacaatattcagacctaacctctgcaaagccaactaggcagaagaataagctacataGCTTGCGTTACAGGAAATTAACTTGGCCTTGCAGGCAAGTTAGCAACCCCAAAACCTTAAAACAGTTGGACATGAAAATGAGTATGTTAGTTgccgttgtttttgttttttaattctgtgtATGTTCCGTGCGCATGCTCCCTtgcgggagggaggggtgcgGATTTGAGCGCTTTACCTGCAGCATCACCACATTGTCCCCCTCAAATGTGACGAAGACGTCCGAGTCGCACTTGAGCGAAGGGATGCGGTTCTCCATCATATAGCCCTGAAGCAGGAAACACCGAACAGGAAGAGCAGTTACCCAGCCTGCCTCAGGAGAGCTGGGGAATACAGGAACACTAGCACAGGAACACTAGAGCACAGGGACATTCGCACAGGAACACTAGAGCACAGGGACCTTTGAgtctgacttcctgtctgtgataTTACAGGATGTGTGTTCAGTGacctgacttcctgtctgtgataTTACAGGGTGTATGTTCAGTGacctgacttcctgtctgtgataTTACAGGGGGCGTTCAGTTGGGTGGAGCAGCGTGAAGATTCCTCTCAGACCAAGTAGGTGGATTCTGCAGTTTCTAAAGAATATTATGtgtgttatttacattatttgctTGGCACATGCTCTCATGTATGCAGTGTAAACGTGTTAAGGGAGATTTCatgtaaaaaagcaaaaaccacaaaaaacaggaaaagtgaGAAGTCTCTGCTCTAGCCTAGTCACACCAAGGGAAAtgcactgtgattggccagtGGTAGTGAGTAATCCAATCAGGACGCACCATTCCCCCGGTGCACTCGCGGCAGTCCTGCAGGCAGGCCAGGTTCTCCCAGGTGCTGTAGGCCTTCAGCCCGGTGATCAGTGCCTGCAGACTTCGGCTGCTCATCAGATCCGTCCCGAGGAACCGGGCCTCGTCCAGCACCGCCGCTGCgaacctgcagggggcgacaaaCCGCAAATCTGCAGGGGGCCACAAACTGCAAACCTGCAGGGGCCACAAACCGCaaacctgcagggggcgacagaccACAAACCTGCAGGGGGCCACAAACTGCAAACCTGGAATTTGTTGTCTTATTTAATAGTTAATGAGtctatactgtaaataaattaaattgaattcattttaatggtcacttttttactgagaaatgtcacaaagacactttaaatagaaacagaaggaaaactgGGTAGAAACCAGGCCTgtacaccccccgcccccccaaaatcCATGCGGTAAAAACTCCCCCAGGggagaaaaatacaaacagtgACAAGAAGAAGCTCCTCAAAGGGAAGAAATCTCTGGAGGAACCCGGCTCCAGAGGGGGAGCCCCTTCTTCGCTGGCCGGCCTGGTGTAAAATCAGGGCAGAGCAGATGTACCGAGGCGTCGATGGCAGTAAATAATCAAACGGACGGGGGCTTTGGCACGGCTTGGCCTGTTGTTGTTTTCGGTGCAGTGAGACGGAACCATAAACAGCCACGCTCTGAGccgcgggggacggggggcggcAGAGACGCGGGGTCAGCCCAGCTGGCGGGAAATCACACACCGTTTCCCAGAAGGCCCTGTGCCGCCTCTGCAGCCGCGACACTgcgggagacacacacactcacgcacactgaATCAGAAAGCAGAAGTGCGGCGCTGGCTAATTTTAACCCTTTTCTGCATAATGTCATAAACCATCACATCCAGAGAAAACGGCAGCGTTTCACAGTATTACCAGATAGTTCTGCACAATCGCCACCTGAGTCACCAAACATGCTGCGCGGATATGCAAATAACCACCGCATATTCCCCCGCCTTCGTCTGAGCTCCAGACCGAACTAAAAATAcgctgagagaaaaaaaacagcctgaagAGTTAGTTTAATGAACTACGCAGCTGGGCTCTGGCACAGGATCTGGCCCAGAGGCCTGAAGGGTGCATTTAGAAAGGAGACGTGACTGCAGCACATACACCGTTTAAAATACCCAGCGTTCACACCCTAAGGTAGAGATGAACAGCGTTGGGGTAGAGATGGTCAGTGTTAGGGTAGAGATGAACAGCGTTAGGGTAGAGATGGTCAGCGTTGGGGTAGAGATGGTCAGCGTTGGGGTAGAGATGAACAGTGTTAGGGTAGAGATGGTCAGTGTTAGGGTAGAGATGGTCAGCGTTGGGGTAGAGATGGTCAGTGTTAGGGTGGAGATGGTCAGCGTTGGGGTAGAGATGGTCAGTGTTAGGGTGGAGATGTTCAGCGTTAGGGTAGAGATGGTCAGCGTTAGGGTGGAGATGATCAGCGTTAGGGTAGAGATGGTCAGTGTTAGGGTAGAGATGAACAGCGTTAGGGTAGAGATGGTCAGCGCTGGGGTAGAGATGAACAGCGTTAGGGTAGAGGTAGAGTGGGGTACTCTTCATCGTTGACCGCAGCGGATGTCCAGGGTGCTGAACAGCCCTATTGCCCCAAGAGTTAATCTGCTCATTAATACAGCTCAatcacactcatactcacacacacacacacacacactgcttccctgtttttatttgtgcgtttgttttctttcaccaCAGAACACCTGTTCATGCCATCTctgaagaaaacaaactaaCTTAAGCACCAAAGCATCCCTTTCTTCGAAAAGAATGAGAAACTAACAtcatcgccatctagtggtgagAAAGGTAATACCGTACATCTACATTTGTCAGTCACTGAAGGTTCTTCCGACTAGCCAGCCACACACGCCAATGTCACGATTTgtagttattttaaaacatccaGTGCTTCCCCAGTGAAGTCATCCCCACAGTCAGTACACAGCAGAATTCTCACAGATCCTGCAGGTCACATTCAGCTAAAGAACCCaaagctgtcactcaaacaaaAATGTCCAACATGAAAAACTGGGAGAGGTGATATGTGAGCACCTCAGCATGTGCATCACAGTCTGTGGGGTTTCTAAAGGATTAATGTACTTATTTAATATAACTGTTTGACATTGGACATTAATTAGCTGCGTTATTAATCAGCTGCCCACCCCTGCGACGGAGGCCCGGTGGGCGCTCGTGTGCAGACTGTCAGGCTCAGGTGAGGCGCCGGTACCTGGTGGTGAAGGTGAGAGCCAGGGCGGCGGCCAGGTGAGGCATTAGCCGCAGGTACTGGGTCTGGTGCTCGATGatcttcacctcctcctggtCCGTTGGCCCAAACTGCCTGCGACTGAGAGGAGACACGAGCGTTACCCTCCTGCCCTGGAGACACTGCCAGTCAGATGAACAGCCATATGGAAGGAGAATACCGCTGTTGTAAATAGTGGCAAACATGGAGGACTGAGGCAGTGATCTGTAGGACTGCACATAAGGTATGTGGCTCAGGTAGGGTGGGGTGCACTGCGATGGGGCGGGGAAGAAAATTAAAGGACTGTCAGGAGGGGTAATGGGAAGGTCAGAcaggggtcagagagaggtcaCACAGGGGTCAGACAGGTCACAGGGGTCAGACAGGGGTCATAGAGAGGTCGCACGGGTCAGAGAGGtggtgtactgtacctgtgacTGTAGCGCACTGCAATGATCAGGCCCAACTGCAAGGGAAAGGAGAGAACAAGGTTCAGTAGTCACCACGGCGATCATCAGGGTGAGCAGAGACGGTCGCCATGGTGATTATCAGGGTGAGCAGAGACAGTCACCACGGAGATCATCAAGGTGgggctaaatgcctgtgatgtaatgatgaGCCAGTTAGGGGTGgggctaaatgcctgtgatgtaatgatgagccagttgggggtggggctaaatgcctgtgatgtaatgatgagccagttgggggtggggctaaatgcctgtgatgtaatgatgagccagttgggggcggggctcacttTCATGGCAGCCATGGCCTGCACGGTGAGGCCCAggcgggtgggggtgagggCCGCCAGCATGGCCTTGAAGCGCTGGCTCTTACTCTGGATGGGAGAGTGGTACGCCCCGTCCGGAGACACCCAGCCAAACCTGCGAGGAACCACAGCAGACATTTTGGATctattttcccccaaaaaacacaggGATAAATGTGCTGAAAAACAAGGAAACCGGCATGGACACCAACTATTTACTAATGAGCCTTTGTAAGGGCTGGTGAGACTCATGTATGCGTGAATCTAGCGATTTCCTGGGGAATAATTCACTTTTCCTGGGTTATATTTACTCCTCGTCTCCCCTGGGTACTTTATAAATGTGGCAGACTTTCTGTGTCACAAAAACCACCAAGGAGTTTAAGAACCTCCACACTGTGGGAAAGGAGGAGGACCAGGCCAGGATGATCTGTTCTGAGGGAGAGGGTAAAACGGACCTGTTGTGAGTAGTTTTTGGGGCACGCTCACTTGCTCAGAAGGTTCCCTCTTGGGATCCTGACGTTGTTAAACACTAAGATTCCATTATCCACCCCATGCAGGCCTATGGACGGGCAAAACAGAAGCACATTAATGACAAACAGGAGCCTGATTTACCAAGCTTACTGAGCACCATGCTCTCCTTACCACTAGGGGCAGACACTCATTTTACTtcattaagttttattttctgcTACCCATTTAGTGTTTCACTGCAAGTGTAAGTCACTGAACCTGAACAACAGCAATTGTGCACAGTCAACTGTACATCATTTTATTACATCACTGTTTTCCACCGActggtgtgcatgcatgcatgagtcACAGCTACCTGCGATTATTATCATTTTCCTCTCATCCTGACCGACTTAAACAGCTTGCACTTTAAGCacaatatatttactgaagaccctgctctctctctctctcaccctctttgTGCTTCATGTCGATGGCCTGCACCCCTGGATaaagcgccccctgctggtctctgATGGGCACAATGAAGCAGTGGGGACCTGGAGGAGAGAGCGGGACCGCAGAGAGAAGAAGGTGGGTAAACTAAAGCACCCTCCATTTACACTCCCAGGCTGGGACGGGTAAACTAAAGCACCCTCCATTTACGCTCCCAGGCTGGGACGGGTAAACTAAAGCACCCTCCATTTATGTGTCCACTGAGGGACACCTGCCCCCCCCGGGCCGGGACGACTCTGACCGTGGGACACCCCGCTGGCGATGAGCTGGGCGAACACGCAGGCGTAGTTCCCCATCATGGCATTCCCGATGTACATCTTCCAGGCGTCCTTGCAGGGCATGTTTATGACGAACTCCTGAAGGAGTGTAAAGGAAGGAGACCGCAGCGTGAGCTCTCAGCCTGCTGAACGAGACTCCGCCCACAGCCTGCTGAACTATGTGTGGGGCTCACTGCgctgagggttagggttaggcgttcctctctctgtcccatgGCTAACAAAGCAGGGCAGTCTCCAAACTCGTCCTCCACAGACCAGGGCACCCAGACATCACATCTATATTTTTACACGCAATACGTTCTGCGTAACCACACATTTAGGACCGTGTCATACATTCAGTGAGCTATCACGATATGTCATGATACAGCCCTACCTGTGACACAGGGTCATATCGCGCCTCTGTGAGAATCCCGCGTACGTTGCTCCCATGTCCTCGCTCTGTCATGGCGAACATCCCCGTGAATTCCCCCTCCTGCCGAGAAAACAGCACCAGTCAGGGGGGTGCCAAAAACAGCACCTGCAGCGTCAGGGGGGATCCAAAAACAGCACCCACAGCGTCAGGGGGGCGCCCCAAACTCCCAATCCCAAAACAGCACCCACAGCGTCAGGGGGGCGCCCCAAACTCCCAATTCCCAAACAGCACCCACAGCGTCAGGGGGGTGCCCCAAACTCCCAATTCCAAAACAGCACCCGCAGCATCGGGGGCGCCCCAAACTCCCAATCCCAAAACAGCAGCCCCACCTTTTGGGGCAACAGGGCTGAATTTCACTTCATAATCAAGCACCATTTCAGAGCCAGGTGACCTGTGCAACCGGCTGCTTTAACTGATCGATTAAGTACTGAGtaactacaaatcccagcagcccctggggCTCTGTAAGGAACTCCGGGGCTCAGAGCTTGTGTTGTGGAGCAGGTCGGTCACACCTCACCGTAACGGGCAGGTACCACTTCTCCGTCTGCTCCGGGCTCCCCAGGTTAGTGATGGCACCCCCATACAGCCCGCACACCACCCCAACCTGCAGACAGAGAGGCGAGAGGCGCAGTCTCAACAGCACTGCCGGCACAGGCTTAGTGTCTCACAGCCAGTGAGAAGGTCAGGTTCCTGTCCTCACATTTAAAC
Protein-coding sequences here:
- the acoxl gene encoding acyl-coenzyme A oxidase-like protein; the protein is MKGTSTTSSLSRYLDGQFCDFKNRLREEISQCEHFQSSSYDLTLDETRDLTAARLHFVLQLPEIRRHLKDLAKDRQKEYICRSLGITEVVCTADLATGVKVGVVCGLYGGAITNLGSPEQTEKWYLPVTEGEFTGMFAMTERGHGSNVRGILTEARYDPVSQEFVINMPCKDAWKMYIGNAMMGNYACVFAQLIASGVSHGPHCFIVPIRDQQGALYPGVQAIDMKHKEGLHGVDNGILVFNNVRIPRGNLLSKFGWVSPDGAYHSPIQSKSQRFKAMLAALTPTRLGLTVQAMAAMKLGLIIAVRYSHSRRQFGPTDQEEVKIIEHQTQYLRLMPHLAAALALTFTTRFAAAVLDEARFLGTDLMSSRSLQALITGLKAYSTWENLACLQDCRECTGGMGYMMENRIPSLKCDSDVFVTFEGDNVVMLQVVVRELLTQYTRQFESSAVFGLLKHWTSSASDSLRTSFLGFSADKVGDLAFLLKAVSYRERVLQRSLAARLYCKVQKNKVEFFWAWNSCLHHVTSLALAHIHRVTLEQFASAVQACKVKADQALLTKFCLLHGTSLVYQERAWYLEHRYLTPSTSRTIRTQLLELCKSVKDEALKVVSDFNIPSCCIQAPIAGVANPRAEWGFYPTPQQPTQGLPKTPSKL